The following proteins are encoded in a genomic region of Scylla paramamosain isolate STU-SP2022 chromosome 40, ASM3559412v1, whole genome shotgun sequence:
- the LOC135092556 gene encoding serine-aspartate repeat-containing protein F-like codes for MGSVGGVVDGDGNYGADTEYSDDNNEVNGENEYDDEYSYYYSSGNDTDGGDSDYSDGNDDNSDKIDGENNESDAGCEYGYENEEDNANDTEAINNVVAVNSEVVDSGGNNTSTEYEGEYDGGIISNSTYYDDDDNDKTPVIDENEDYEYDENVVLGENETVSEYDGGVSNVTFYDDDNDDDQLLALGGNNNNSEYDNEITLLVENDLISEDNDEYDYKNISNTKLHDENEDEGLDENDNVSEYDEITISGENDINNYEYDDENISNITLLDGNKNFTNENDSESEYDNELAVLGASDIDNYEYDDESISNVTLHDDNEVKVLDENDNDNEYDNEITVLGKNDQDSEDDDEYFAVASNTNIESNEYITVTNEGDKSITNTSTSENERVSDENDDGGDDEYEYYYYYETGEQEAADSEGDIGGGNDNNGEYDNYDYYNVTDAQEAADSEVELNSDSDGDAEGELDDELYYYYDNDGDDDSDSDNDDGDDGESDGDSDNNNNENDQDGYDVDENGKNSNNDNEDDPSGNGGANDGNNNNSEYDNEITLLGENDLISEDNDEYDYENITNTKLYDEYEDDGLDENDNVSEYDEITILGENDFYYYEYDNDNISNVTLLDGNKNVTDENDNENEYDNEIAVLGENDIYNYEYDDESISNVTLHDDNEVKVLDENGNDNEYDNEIAVLDKNDQDSEDDEYFDVASNTNIESNEYITVTNEGDKSITNTSTSENEIVSDENEDGGDDEYEYYYYYETGEQEAADSEGDIGGGNDNDDEYDNYDYYNETDAQEAADSEVEINSDSDGDVEGELDDELYYYYDNNTDDDSESDNNDGGNGESDSEIDNNTNNENDQDGDDVGESVTRRQLIVRGM; via the exons ATGGGTTCTGTGGGCGgtgtggt tgatggtgatgggaatTATGGTGCTGATACCGAgtatagtgatgataataatgaggtTAATGGTGAAAATGAGTATGATGATGAGTACAGTTATTATTACAGCTCTGGCAATGACACAGATGGCGGTGATAGTGATTATAGTGATGGAAATGACGACAATAGTGATAAAATTGATGGTGAGAATAATGAAAGTGATGCAGGATGTGAGTATGGATATGAGAATGAAGAGGATAATGCAAATGACACTGAAGCCATTAATAATGTAGTTGCTGTTAATAGTGAGGTTGTAGATTCAGGTGGAAATAACACGAGCACTGAATATGAAGGTGAATATGATGGTGGAATTATCAGCAATTCAacttattatgatgatgacgataatgataaaaCTCCAGTTATAGATGAAAATGAGGACTATGAATATGATGAAAATGTTGTCTTAGGTGAAAATGAAACAGTCAGCGAATATGACGGAGGTGTTAGTAACGTAACCttctatgatgatgataatgatgatgatcagCTTCTGGCATTAGGtggaaataacaataacagtgaaTATGATAATGAGATTACACTTTTGGTTGAAAATGACCTGATtagtgaagataatgatgaatatgattataaaaatattagtaacacaaaactacatgatgaaaatgaagatgaaggttTAGATGAAAATGACAATGTCAGTGAATATGATGAGATTACAATTTCAGGTGAAAATGACATCAATAATtatgaatatgatgatgaaaatattagTAACATAACATTACttgatggaaataaaaattttacTAATGAAAACGACAGTGAAAGTGAATATGATAATGAGCTTGCAGTTTTAGGTGCAAGTGACATTGATAATtatgaatatgatgatgaaagtATTAGTAACGTAACATtacatgatgataatgaagttaAGGTTTTAGacgaaaatgataatgataatgagtaTGATAATGAGATTACAGTTTTAGGTAAAAATGATCAGGATagcgaagatgatgatgaatattTTGCCGTTGCttcaaatacaaatattgaGAGCAACGAATACATCACTGTCACAAATGAAGGTGACAAAAGCATCACCAACACAAGTACCAGTGAAAATGAAAGAGTGAgcgatgaaaatgatgatggtggtgatgatgaatatgagtactattattactatgagACGGGTGAACAGGAAGCTGCGGATAGTGAAGGTGATATTGGTGgcggtaatgataataacggtGAATATGATAACTATGATTACTACAATGTAACGGATGCCCAAGAAGCTGCTGATAGTGAAGTTGAATTAAATAGTGATAGTGACGGTGATGCTGAAGGAGAATTGGATGATGAGCTATATTATTactatgataatgatggtgatgatgatagtgacagtgataatgatgatggcgatgatggcGAAtctgatggtgatagtgataataataacaatgaaaatgacCAAGATGGTTATGATGTTGATGAAAATggtaaaaacagtaataatgataatgaagatgacccaagtggtaatggtggtgcaaATGatggcaataacaataacagtgaaTATGATAATGAGATTACACTTTTAGGTGAAAATGACCTGATtagtgaagataatgatgaatatGATTATGAAAATATTACTAACACAAAACTATACGATGAATATGAAGATGATGGTTTAGATGAAAATGACAATGTCAGTGAATATGATGAGATTACAATTTTAGGTGAAAATGACTTCTATTATTAcgaatatgataatgataatattagtaACGTAACATTACTtgatggaaataaaaatgttactGATGAAAATGACAATGAAAATGAATATGATAATGAGATTGCAGTTTTAGGTGAAAATGACatttataattatgaatatgatgatgaaagtATTAGTAACGTAACATtacatgatgataatgaagttaAGGTTTTAGACgaaaatggtaatgataatgagtaTGATAATGAGATTGCAGTTTTAGATAAAAATGATCAGGATAGTGAAGATGATGAATATTTTGACGTTGCttcaaatacaaatattgaGAGCAACGAATACATCACTGTCACAAATGAAGGTGACAAAAGCATCACCAACACAAGTACCAGTGAAAATGAAATAGTGAgcgatgaaaatgaagatggtggtgatgatgaatatgagtactattattactatgaaACTGGTGAACAGGAAGCTGCGGATAGTGAAggtgatattggtggtggtaatgataatgatgatgaatatgaTAACTATGATTACTACAATGAAACAGATGCCCAAGAAGCTGCTGATAGTGAAGTTGAAATAAATAGTGATAGTGACGGTGATGTTGAAGGAGAATTAGATGATGAACTATATTATTactatgataataatactgatgatgatagtgaaagtgataataatgatggaggTAATGGCGAATCTGATAGTGAaattgataataatactaacaatgaaaatgaccaagatggtgatgatgttggtgaaAGTG TGACCAGGAGGCAGTTGATAGTGAGGGGAATGTAA